A window of the Fibrobacter sp. genome harbors these coding sequences:
- a CDS encoding twin-arginine translocase TatA/TatE family subunit — protein sequence MSLGIPEIILIVVVVLLLFGGKRIPELARSLGRAQHEYKKAKDALKEEAEDLQKTVEKVGEAEAKIDERRETKDER from the coding sequence ATGTCTCTTGGAATTCCAGAAATCATCTTGATTGTTGTTGTGGTTTTGCTGCTGTTCGGTGGCAAGCGCATTCCTGAACTGGCCCGCTCTCTTGGCCGTGCCCAGCACGAATACAAGAAGGCAAAGGACGCCCTGAAGGAAGAAGCTGAAGATCTGCAGAAGACTGTGGAAAAAGTCGGCGAAGCAGAAGCCAAAATAGACGAAAGACGAGAGACGAAAGACGAAAGATAG
- the tatC gene encoding twin-arginine translocase subunit TatC produces MALGIGIIPMFLLSSHVLDWFSAELVAQSGATLHYFSPMEVFLLQLKIAALMDCVICSPYIAWNLWKFVLPGLYENERKFVRSIVWMTSGLFISGVVFCLGICFPLVVRFGMSFESETLQPIFGVENIVTLALWLSLAFGCMFQFPLVTYALIRSGVVYYETVCHARPYVVVAILVLAALLTPPDIISQLILGAPTYLLFEAGLFAARKYKGEQFKECNEENSPVRVESKTESSETSISDSATQKSANQDSQDDVDFTKISSPYQVGTERNADKWKPN; encoded by the coding sequence GTGGCGCTAGGCATCGGGATTATCCCGATGTTTTTGTTGTCGTCCCATGTACTTGACTGGTTCAGCGCAGAGCTTGTTGCCCAGAGCGGTGCCACCCTCCATTACTTTTCCCCAATGGAAGTGTTCCTGTTGCAACTAAAAATCGCGGCACTTATGGATTGCGTCATCTGTTCTCCATACATTGCCTGGAACTTGTGGAAGTTCGTGCTGCCGGGCCTTTACGAAAACGAACGGAAGTTTGTTCGTTCTATCGTGTGGATGACCAGCGGGCTTTTTATTTCGGGCGTGGTGTTCTGCCTGGGGATTTGCTTTCCGCTGGTGGTGCGATTCGGCATGAGTTTTGAAAGCGAAACTCTACAGCCAATTTTCGGTGTGGAAAACATCGTCACCTTGGCGCTGTGGCTTTCCCTTGCATTTGGATGCATGTTCCAGTTCCCGCTGGTGACTTACGCCTTGATTCGCTCTGGCGTTGTTTACTATGAAACCGTTTGCCATGCCCGCCCTTACGTAGTGGTGGCCATCCTTGTGTTGGCGGCTTTGCTGACTCCGCCGGATATTATTAGCCAGCTGATTCTAGGCGCTCCTACCTATCTACTTTTTGAAGCGGGTTTGTTTGCTGCACGAAAATATAAAGGCGAACAGTTCAAGGAATGTAATGAAGAAAATTCCCCCGTTCGCGTGGAATCAAAAACCGAAAGTTCGGAAACGTCAATTTCAGATTCCGCGACACAGAAATCTGCAAATCAAGATTCCCAGGATGATGTAGACTTTACAAAGATCTCATCCCCCTACCAGGTGGGAACAGAGCGAAATGCAGACAAGTGGAAACCCAACTAA
- the larB gene encoding nickel pincer cofactor biosynthesis protein LarB has product MKNTLANERYEDIGFAKLDISREKRTGTAEAIYCAGKTKEQLLKILQTFKENGCAVLGTKCSAEQYEFVKSEMPQVCYNETAKIISIKTVKGDHSNASKKSGKLGGTIAVCCAGTADLPIAEEAAMTAEFFGAKVSRHYDVGIAGLHRLLSKIDEIRKADVVIAVAGMEGALAGVIAGLVKAPVIAVPTSVGYGASFQGVAPLLTMLNTCAEGVTVVNIDNGFGAAVSACRMLRIK; this is encoded by the coding sequence ATGAAGAATACTCTTGCAAATGAACGCTATGAAGACATTGGCTTCGCCAAGCTGGATATCAGCCGTGAAAAACGTACTGGTACAGCCGAGGCAATCTACTGCGCCGGAAAAACAAAGGAACAACTTCTGAAAATTCTCCAAACCTTCAAGGAGAATGGCTGCGCTGTTCTAGGTACCAAGTGTAGCGCCGAACAGTACGAGTTTGTAAAAAGCGAAATGCCGCAAGTTTGCTATAACGAAACTGCAAAAATCATCTCCATAAAAACAGTCAAGGGTGATCATTCCAACGCTTCAAAGAAATCAGGAAAACTTGGCGGAACCATCGCAGTCTGCTGCGCGGGAACAGCCGATTTGCCCATCGCTGAAGAAGCTGCCATGACCGCTGAATTTTTTGGAGCCAAGGTTTCGCGACATTATGATGTTGGCATTGCCGGCCTCCATCGTTTGCTTTCCAAAATTGATGAAATTCGCAAGGCGGATGTTGTTATTGCCGTGGCAGGAATGGAAGGGGCGCTGGCTGGTGTCATTGCTGGGCTCGTAAAAGCACCCGTGATTGCAGTGCCGACATCCGTTGGCTACGGCGCCTCGTTTCAAGGTGTCGCACCACTTCTAACAATGCTGAATACCTGCGCCGAGGGCGTTACCGTGGTGAACATCGACAACGGTTTTGGAGCCGCCGTAAGTGCTTGCCGTATGCTGAGGATTAAGTAA